The window CTTGACACGATACGCTGGTCCTGCTAGCGTTTTGTCATGACGATTCGGAACGTGATCCACCGGGGATTACGACGCTTCATTGAGCGCAACGATGCTTCCGGATTGCCTCCGCCTGTCGTCGAGAAGGTCCGCAACATCGTGACCTTTCTGCAGGAGATGGGAGCAGCCCTGGAACTTCGCGACATCCCGAGCTGGAAAGCCCACCAACTCACCGGCGACCGCAAGGGGACATGGAGCCTGGCTGTCACCCGGAACTGGCG of the Candidatus Methylomirabilota bacterium genome contains:
- a CDS encoding type II toxin-antitoxin system RelE/ParE family toxin; its protein translation is MTIRNVIHRGLRRFIERNDASGLPPPVVEKVRNIVTFLQEMGAALELRDIPSWKAHQLTGDRKGTWSLAVTRNWRITFRIDQSEGEILDLDFEDYH